A single region of the Phycisphaerae bacterium RAS1 genome encodes:
- the xerD_1 gene encoding Tyrosine recombinase XerD, with protein sequence MATERVGVYRKYHGAIPTDANGSPLPRSEWPKNRPCRWAARWFGTDGARYSKSFETRKEAERFAESKQAAVRDGRGDAPPPTILKEFEKMYLKLRGDLSSRSLEEHERTLRRLREFFGADRRIDRITPLEARRFISAFRQRPDDEPVPAPATVNKLIRESRRIFREALDCELIRSNPFAGIRQEKVGDAGWQYVSPEHFRAFVTAAPSLRWRGMIALAYCCGLRLGEILHLTWGDVDFERQQLRVVRKPAHGAGESWTPKDKDLRIVPIPANAANVLTEAQLAAADGQRYVFVNSKGPATGDRVKRQNFTRDFQAIRRRAGVPKCTFHDLRKSYCTNLAGAVPLHVVQELAGHSDIRTTRKHYLQVREELVEQARRALDEVLK encoded by the coding sequence ATGGCGACTGAAAGAGTAGGAGTTTACCGAAAGTACCATGGCGCAATCCCCACCGATGCCAACGGCAGTCCACTTCCGCGCTCGGAATGGCCAAAGAATCGGCCGTGCCGCTGGGCGGCGCGTTGGTTCGGTACGGACGGAGCTCGTTACAGCAAGAGCTTCGAGACCAGAAAGGAGGCTGAACGCTTCGCAGAATCGAAACAGGCCGCCGTCCGCGATGGCCGTGGTGATGCGCCGCCGCCGACAATCCTCAAGGAGTTCGAGAAGATGTATCTGAAGCTCCGCGGCGACCTGTCCTCACGCTCGCTAGAAGAACATGAGCGGACGCTTCGACGGCTACGGGAGTTCTTCGGCGCCGACCGGCGCATCGATCGAATCACACCGCTCGAAGCCCGCCGGTTCATCAGCGCGTTTCGACAGCGGCCGGACGATGAACCGGTGCCCGCCCCCGCGACGGTGAACAAGCTCATCCGCGAATCGCGGCGAATCTTCCGCGAGGCACTCGACTGCGAGCTTATCCGGTCGAACCCCTTCGCAGGGATTCGGCAGGAGAAGGTGGGCGACGCGGGCTGGCAGTACGTGTCGCCCGAGCACTTTCGTGCCTTCGTCACCGCAGCTCCGTCGCTGCGGTGGCGCGGCATGATCGCGTTGGCCTACTGCTGCGGTCTTCGTCTCGGCGAAATCCTGCATCTCACGTGGGGTGACGTCGATTTCGAGCGACAGCAGCTTCGTGTCGTTCGCAAGCCGGCCCATGGCGCCGGCGAATCCTGGACGCCGAAGGACAAGGATCTCCGCATCGTACCGATTCCGGCCAACGCGGCGAACGTGCTGACGGAAGCGCAGCTCGCGGCTGCTGACGGACAGCGTTACGTTTTTGTCAACAGCAAGGGACCGGCGACCGGAGACCGTGTGAAGCGGCAGAACTTTACGCGGGACTTTCAGGCGATTCGCAGGCGGGCCGGCGTTCCGAAATGCACGTTCCATGATCTGCGGAAGAGCTACTGCACGAACCTTGCCGGTGCCGTGCCTTTGCACGTCGTGCAAGAACTCGCGGGTCACTCGGACATCCGGACGACGCGCAAGCACTATCTGCAAGTGCGTGAGGAATTGGTCGAACAGGCGCGTCGCGCGCTTGACGAGGTTTTGAAGTGA